Proteins encoded together in one Chroogloeocystis siderophila 5.2 s.c.1 window:
- a CDS encoding ABC transporter ATP-binding protein has translation MTRISLETYTILAGDRSKQPKLEVSSLSKSFPSQGKSFAVLQNINFQLYESEFVCVVGASGCGKSTLINIIAGLMQPTSGEVKVDGEIVLGPGPDRGMVFQNYTLYPWLTVAGNIGFGSRLRSLSAKQRNERIAYFLDVVGLTRFAKAYPKQLSGGMKQRVAIARALANEPDVLLMDEPFGALDAQTKEQMQQFLLDLWRQTHTTIWMITHDVEEAVFLSQRVFVMSAHPGEIKQEILVDLPQNRDVEIKLTPEFTAIKREVMHCLRNC, from the coding sequence ATGACTCGAATTTCGCTAGAAACTTATACAATACTAGCTGGCGATCGCAGCAAACAACCAAAGTTAGAAGTTAGTAGTTTAAGCAAAAGTTTTCCAAGTCAAGGTAAATCGTTCGCAGTTTTACAAAACATTAATTTTCAGTTATACGAAAGCGAGTTTGTTTGTGTTGTCGGGGCTTCTGGTTGCGGTAAATCAACGTTAATTAATATTATTGCCGGATTAATGCAACCGACGTCCGGCGAAGTCAAAGTTGATGGTGAAATTGTGCTTGGTCCTGGACCTGATCGCGGTATGGTATTTCAAAATTATACTTTGTACCCTTGGCTAACTGTCGCTGGTAATATCGGCTTTGGTTCGCGACTGCGATCGCTGAGTGCAAAACAACGCAACGAACGCATTGCTTACTTTTTGGATGTTGTGGGATTGACTCGATTTGCCAAAGCGTATCCTAAGCAATTATCAGGGGGAATGAAACAACGAGTCGCGATCGCGCGTGCTTTAGCGAATGAACCGGATGTATTATTGATGGACGAACCTTTTGGTGCATTAGATGCTCAAACCAAAGAGCAAATGCAGCAATTTTTACTCGATTTGTGGCGACAAACTCATACAACAATTTGGATGATCACGCACGATGTTGAAGAAGCTGTCTTTTTATCACAACGTGTTTTTGTCATGAGTGCGCATCCAGGAGAAATTAAACAAGAAATTCTTGTTGATCTACCACAAAATCGCGATGTTGAAATTAAACTAACTCCCGAATTTACAGCAATTAAACGCGAAGTGATGCACTGTTTGCGCAATTGTTAA
- a CDS encoding ABC transporter permease, translated as MTQVFSQPRKRYLPPSTFWSLRQGFPQWLRLFLSAIALALPLLLWALISYSGLTTPVFLPTPTAVIDAGIRMFTEEDLHLDIIASSLRVAAGFLVAAFVGVPIGILMGTFYSMESLFSPIVGTVRYMPVVAFVPLIIIWVGLGEAAKVLIIFLGVVLYNAMMVADAVKFIPDEMLNVAYTLGSNRREVLFRVIVPATFPSVLDTLRVNISGAWNYLVIAELIASQNGLGYRIVQSQRFLQTDKVLFAIAIIGVIGLLIDYGLKLLSKASTPWADQTRSY; from the coding sequence ATGACTCAGGTATTTTCTCAACCGCGCAAAAGATATCTTCCACCTTCGACGTTTTGGAGTTTGCGTCAAGGATTTCCGCAATGGCTGCGTCTTTTCCTATCAGCGATCGCCTTAGCTTTACCATTATTACTATGGGCATTAATTAGTTACAGTGGATTAACAACTCCTGTCTTTTTACCAACACCTACAGCGGTAATTGATGCAGGAATTCGGATGTTTACCGAAGAAGATTTACACTTAGATATTATTGCAAGTAGTTTGCGCGTTGCGGCGGGGTTTCTTGTGGCTGCATTCGTTGGTGTACCCATTGGAATTTTAATGGGAACTTTCTACAGCATGGAAAGTTTATTTAGTCCAATTGTTGGTACAGTTCGTTATATGCCGGTTGTGGCATTTGTGCCTTTAATTATTATTTGGGTTGGTTTAGGTGAAGCGGCAAAAGTTTTGATTATCTTTCTGGGAGTTGTTCTTTATAATGCAATGATGGTTGCGGATGCGGTTAAATTTATTCCGGATGAAATGCTCAATGTAGCATATACGCTAGGTTCCAATCGCCGAGAAGTATTATTTCGCGTGATTGTTCCTGCAACGTTTCCGAGTGTTTTAGATACATTGCGTGTTAATATTTCTGGAGCGTGGAATTATTTAGTCATTGCTGAATTAATTGCTTCGCAAAATGGCTTGGGATATCGCATTGTGCAATCGCAGCGTTTTTTACAAACTGACAAAGTTTTATTTGCGATCGCCATCATCGGAGTTATCGGTTTACTCATTGATTACGGCTTAAAATTACTTTCTAAAGCTTCAACACCTTGGGCAGATCAAACTCGTAGCTATTAA
- a CDS encoding sulfite exporter TauE/SafE family protein — MNWRSLFALGVSGGLVPCPAALVLLLSAITLGHIGWGLLLVFAFSLGLAGGLTALGLLLIYAQDLFKRLPTQIRLLRFLPTASALMMTLVGLGMATQALIATSLICPRC; from the coding sequence ATGAACTGGCGTAGTTTATTTGCTCTTGGAGTTTCTGGCGGGCTTGTCCCTTGTCCAGCAGCTTTAGTATTACTCTTAAGTGCGATCACACTTGGTCATATTGGCTGGGGATTACTCTTAGTCTTCGCATTTAGTTTGGGTTTAGCAGGGGGTCTCACAGCTTTAGGCTTACTTCTCATTTATGCGCAAGATTTATTTAAGCGGCTACCTACCCAAATCAGATTATTGCGCTTTTTACCTACCGCAAGTGCGTTAATGATGACACTTGTCGGTTTGGGTATGGCAACACAAGCTTTAATAGCTACGAGTTTGATCTGCCCAAGGTGTTGA
- a CDS encoding cysteine hydrolase family protein — protein sequence MKQINLAKTALICIDMQAGVFTGEGNLPHVGTAEVLPKAKKVLAAAREAKIPIIHFQEVHRKEMVDFGRELDGAELVHCLETWASTNYYWELAPIDGEFAITKRRYSCFFGTDLEILLRGLKVDTVVLMGTMTNVCVHYTAVDAHQRDYHFHVIEDCSAGSDWDAHWAALTAMEYLQTGARILHTDFIAALHPVAVK from the coding sequence ATGAAACAAATCAATTTAGCAAAAACCGCGTTAATTTGCATTGATATGCAAGCAGGAGTTTTCACAGGTGAAGGAAACTTACCGCATGTCGGAACAGCTGAAGTTCTCCCTAAAGCGAAAAAAGTTTTAGCAGCAGCGCGAGAAGCCAAAATACCAATTATTCACTTTCAAGAAGTCCATCGTAAGGAGATGGTAGATTTTGGTAGAGAATTAGATGGTGCTGAACTTGTGCATTGTTTAGAAACTTGGGCTAGCACCAACTACTATTGGGAACTCGCACCGATTGATGGCGAGTTTGCTATTACTAAAAGGCGATACAGTTGCTTTTTTGGTACAGATTTAGAAATTCTTTTGCGTGGGTTGAAAGTTGATACTGTTGTGTTAATGGGAACGATGACAAATGTTTGCGTTCATTACACCGCAGTTGATGCGCATCAACGCGACTATCACTTTCATGTTATAGAAGATTGCAGTGCTGGTTCCGATTGGGATGCACACTGGGCGGCTTTAACAGCAATGGAATATTTACAAACAGGTGCGCGTATTCTTCACACTGATTTTATTGCCGCTTTGCATCCCGTAGCAGTTAAGTAA
- a CDS encoding ABC transporter substrate-binding protein has protein sequence MSNHSHWTRRQALSLFTGFAGSLALHACTQQSGTLSNTSSTTNQVSATSGSTLWIGYTPLYIALEKGFFQENGLNLNFRDFSSATDAMAAFGAGRLDSQAVVTSEAVSLAAKGVDYRIIMAADNSLGGDGILARNSITSIADFKGKEVAVEVGGVSHFFLLQVLKEAGLSGDDVRLTNVTPDAAAAAYQAGRTEIAVTYSPFLQKADQAQQDGRIIYDTSKMPSAIVDVYLFGTRFIAANPNAVTGFIRGILQAREFMETNRDEALAIAGKRLQLTPQEVEEQLKGVRLIDLPTNLEMLGNPQSDIYLLDHMNDLSQFLVSQKQIPQAPDLSNTLEPRFLREVQA, from the coding sequence ATGAGTAATCATTCACATTGGACGCGCCGTCAAGCATTATCTTTATTTACAGGGTTTGCAGGAAGTTTGGCGCTACACGCGTGTACTCAGCAATCAGGAACGCTATCTAACACATCATCTACGACAAACCAAGTTTCAGCGACATCAGGAAGTACGCTGTGGATTGGTTACACGCCTTTGTATATTGCTTTAGAGAAAGGCTTTTTTCAAGAAAACGGTTTAAACCTCAATTTTAGAGATTTTAGTTCAGCTACCGATGCAATGGCTGCTTTTGGCGCAGGACGACTTGACAGTCAAGCTGTCGTTACCTCGGAAGCTGTATCTTTAGCTGCTAAAGGCGTAGACTATCGCATTATTATGGCAGCGGATAACTCGCTAGGCGGCGATGGAATTTTAGCGCGTAATAGTATTACCAGTATTGCTGACTTTAAAGGTAAAGAAGTTGCTGTCGAGGTTGGCGGAGTCAGTCATTTCTTCTTACTCCAAGTTCTGAAAGAAGCAGGCTTGAGTGGTGATGATGTCAGACTCACCAACGTTACACCTGATGCAGCAGCAGCGGCGTATCAAGCAGGAAGAACTGAGATTGCAGTCACTTATTCACCATTCTTACAAAAAGCAGATCAAGCGCAGCAAGACGGCAGAATTATTTACGATACTTCTAAAATGCCAAGCGCGATTGTGGATGTGTATTTATTCGGTACGAGGTTCATCGCAGCAAACCCCAACGCTGTTACAGGTTTTATTCGAGGAATTTTGCAGGCGCGCGAATTTATGGAAACAAACCGCGATGAAGCACTAGCGATCGCAGGTAAACGCTTGCAGTTGACACCCCAAGAAGTCGAAGAACAACTCAAAGGCGTCAGACTCATCGATTTACCAACCAATTTAGAAATGCTGGGTAATCCCCAAAGTGATATATATTTGCTCGATCACATGAACGACTTGTCACAATTTCTTGTTTCCCAAAAACAAATTCCCCAAGCCCCAGATTTGAGTAACACTCTAGAACCAAGGTTTTTACGAGAAGTGCAAGCATAA
- a CDS encoding ABC transporter substrate-binding protein/permease has product MKKFRLLFSISLAAIVAFIIVVSDGINNKIAAQSQYAGRTLVMVTSADYPPYEFRDTAAGNEIIGFDIDIANYIARELGFELKIQDTDFSGIIPALQSQRADFAMAGMTPTAERRQNVDFSDIYYEAKNTIVALKGSNFQQPEDLAGKRVGVQLGSIQETAAREFKDVTIVPLNRTGEIIQEVKARRVDAAIIEDTIATGFVANNPDLEFNTIDAGEGGSAIAFPKGSPLVAEFNRVLRQMQSSGEIDRLVNKWFGGEPATTATANDGAFSFAQIAPSIPFILRGILVTLQFTALSAVFGFIWGTILSLFKISTFKPLVWFATAYTSIFRGTPLLLQIALVYYATPQITGYNIPALLAGVITFTLNSGAYISETIRGGILAVDKGQREAALSLGVPYRPMMLDIILPQAIKNILPALVNESIALLKDSALVSTIGVADLLRRAQIVGAERYIYFEPLIVAGVIYYLMVMSLTWGGYALERRLQRSS; this is encoded by the coding sequence ATGAAAAAATTTAGGCTATTATTTTCGATTTCGCTTGCAGCAATCGTTGCTTTCATCATCGTTGTCAGTGATGGCATAAATAACAAAATTGCTGCTCAATCACAATACGCTGGGCGCACTTTGGTGATGGTAACATCTGCTGATTACCCACCTTATGAATTTAGAGATACAGCAGCTGGAAATGAAATTATTGGCTTCGATATTGATATTGCAAATTATATTGCCCGCGAGCTAGGATTTGAATTAAAAATTCAAGATACAGACTTTAGTGGTATAATACCAGCCTTACAATCGCAACGTGCTGATTTTGCGATGGCGGGGATGACACCTACAGCCGAACGCCGACAGAATGTAGACTTTTCTGATATTTATTACGAAGCAAAAAACACAATTGTTGCGCTTAAGGGTAGCAACTTTCAGCAACCTGAAGATTTAGCAGGGAAAAGAGTCGGCGTTCAACTTGGTTCAATTCAAGAAACTGCGGCGAGAGAATTTAAAGATGTCACAATCGTTCCCCTCAACCGCACCGGGGAGATTATTCAAGAAGTCAAAGCAAGGCGCGTTGATGCGGCAATTATTGAAGATACGATCGCCACAGGCTTTGTTGCAAACAACCCCGATTTAGAATTTAACACGATTGATGCAGGCGAAGGCGGTTCCGCGATCGCATTTCCTAAAGGTTCTCCCTTAGTTGCTGAGTTCAACCGCGTCTTACGGCAAATGCAAAGTAGCGGAGAAATAGACAGGTTAGTTAACAAGTGGTTTGGCGGCGAACCCGCAACGACAGCAACTGCAAATGATGGGGCGTTTTCTTTTGCACAAATTGCGCCGAGTATTCCCTTTATTCTACGCGGTATTTTAGTCACTTTACAGTTCACTGCCTTATCCGCAGTTTTTGGGTTTATTTGGGGAACAATTCTTTCCCTATTTAAAATCTCGACTTTTAAACCGTTAGTTTGGTTTGCAACAGCTTACACATCAATTTTTCGCGGGACACCATTACTATTGCAAATTGCTTTAGTTTACTACGCTACACCCCAAATCACCGGCTACAATATTCCCGCGCTATTAGCTGGGGTGATTACATTTACCCTTAATTCGGGTGCGTACATTTCTGAAACAATTCGCGGCGGTATTCTGGCGGTTGATAAAGGACAACGCGAAGCAGCACTTTCTTTAGGTGTTCCTTACCGACCAATGATGTTAGATATTATCTTACCTCAGGCAATCAAAAATATTTTGCCTGCGTTGGTAAATGAAAGTATTGCGTTACTTAAAGATTCAGCTTTAGTTTCTACAATTGGTGTAGCAGATCTATTGCGTCGCGCTCAAATTGTTGGTGCAGAAAGGTATATCTACTTTGAACCGCTGATAGTTGCTGGCGTTATTTACTACTTAATGGTGATGAGTTTAACTTGGGGGGGCTATGCGCTTGAAAGAAGATTACAACGTAGCAGTTGA
- a CDS encoding amino acid ABC transporter ATP-binding protein: protein MRLKEDYNVAVDVAVDVEDLYKFFGNLKVLRGISTKVNKGEVIAIIGPSGSGKSTFLRCMNLLETPTSGKIYIDGVDITSRKCDIMKIRQNVGMVFQHFHLFPHMTVLDNVTYAPINVKHVDKAVARQEAMDLLTKVGLAEKADVYPSKLSGGQKQRVAIARSLAMKPQVMLFDEPTSALDPEMVKEVLEVMKDLTQTGITMAIVTHEMGFAREVAHRILFLDEGRLAEDATPQEFFNNPQCDRAKQFLEKML, encoded by the coding sequence ATGCGCTTGAAAGAAGATTACAACGTAGCAGTTGATGTTGCGGTTGATGTTGAAGATTTATATAAATTCTTTGGCAATCTTAAAGTTTTACGCGGAATTTCTACTAAAGTTAATAAAGGCGAAGTTATTGCTATTATTGGTCCAAGCGGTTCAGGAAAATCAACTTTCTTGCGCTGCATGAATTTACTAGAAACGCCAACATCAGGGAAAATTTACATCGATGGTGTCGATATTACATCTCGCAAATGCGACATCATGAAAATTCGGCAAAATGTGGGAATGGTGTTTCAGCACTTTCATTTGTTTCCACATATGACGGTGCTAGATAATGTGACGTATGCGCCTATCAATGTTAAGCACGTCGATAAAGCAGTAGCGCGACAAGAAGCGATGGATTTGCTAACTAAAGTAGGGTTGGCAGAAAAAGCTGATGTTTATCCTTCTAAACTATCTGGAGGACAAAAACAAAGAGTAGCGATCGCGCGATCTTTAGCAATGAAACCGCAGGTTATGCTATTTGATGAACCTACTTCTGCACTCGATCCCGAAATGGTGAAAGAAGTGTTGGAGGTGATGAAAGATTTAACGCAAACTGGCATTACAATGGCGATTGTGACGCATGAAATGGGCTTTGCAAGAGAAGTCGCGCACCGAATCTTATTTCTAGATGAAGGGCGTTTAGCTGAAGATGCAACCCCGCAGGAGTTTTTCAATAATCCGCAATGTGATCGCGCGAAACAATTTCTCGAAAAAATGCTGTAA
- the gyrB gene encoding DNA topoisomerase (ATP-hydrolyzing) subunit B — protein sequence MTSSYSADQIQVLEGLEPVRKRPGMYIGSTGPRGLHHLVYEVVDNSIDEALAGYCTHVEVDLNADGSVTVTDDGRGIPTDTHPQTGKSALETVMTVLHAGGKFGGGGYKVSGGLHGVGISVVNALSEWIEVTVWRDKHVHVQRFERGIPVTELQVKPSKEAKTGTSVTFQPDATIFTTGTEFDYITLAGRLRELAYLNAGVKITFSDRRLELLKSSEPKVETYEYKGGIKEYVAYMNREKQPLHEEIIFVQGERNNVQVEVALQWSVDAYTDNILGFANNIRTVDGGTHLEGLKAVLTRTLNAIARKRNKIKDNEPNLSGEHVREGLTGVISVKVPDPEFEGQTKTKLGNTEVRGIVDSLVGEVLTEYLDFHPSVADSILDKAIQAFKAAEAARHARELVRRKSVLESSPLPGKLADCSSRDASESEIFIVEGDSAGGSAKQGRDRRFQAILPLRGKILNIEKTDDAKIYKNTEIQALITALGLGVKGEEFDASQLRYHRIVIMTDADVDGAHIRTLLLTFFYRYQRELIDQGYIYIACPPLYKVERGRNHYYCYSDRELQNLIQHEFPDNANYTIQRFKGLGEMMPEQLWETTMNPETRTMKQVEIEDAAEADRIFTILMGDRVAPRREFIETYGSRLNLAELDI from the coding sequence ATGACTAGCAGTTACAGCGCCGATCAGATTCAAGTTCTGGAAGGTCTGGAACCGGTGCGCAAAAGACCGGGTATGTACATTGGCTCCACTGGTCCGCGAGGACTCCATCATCTAGTTTACGAGGTTGTAGACAATTCGATTGATGAAGCTTTGGCGGGATACTGCACGCATGTGGAGGTGGACTTAAATGCGGATGGTTCAGTAACCGTTACAGATGATGGTCGAGGCATTCCCACAGATACACACCCCCAAACTGGCAAATCAGCACTAGAAACTGTAATGACAGTATTACACGCCGGAGGTAAATTTGGTGGCGGTGGGTACAAAGTTTCTGGAGGATTGCACGGAGTTGGGATTTCGGTCGTGAATGCCTTATCAGAATGGATTGAAGTTACGGTATGGCGTGACAAGCACGTTCACGTTCAACGCTTTGAGCGTGGCATACCAGTGACAGAACTGCAAGTAAAACCGAGCAAAGAAGCAAAAACCGGAACTTCTGTCACGTTTCAACCAGATGCCACAATTTTTACAACAGGAACCGAGTTTGATTACATCACACTAGCTGGACGTTTGCGCGAACTAGCATACTTAAACGCTGGTGTCAAAATTACATTTAGCGATCGCCGCCTAGAACTCCTCAAAAGCAGCGAACCGAAAGTCGAGACATACGAGTATAAAGGTGGAATTAAAGAATATGTCGCGTACATGAACCGCGAAAAGCAGCCCTTACACGAAGAAATCATCTTTGTGCAGGGAGAACGCAACAATGTTCAAGTAGAAGTTGCTTTACAGTGGTCTGTTGATGCTTATACCGATAATATATTAGGCTTTGCTAACAACATTCGTACGGTTGATGGTGGAACCCACTTAGAAGGATTAAAAGCTGTACTGACGCGGACACTTAATGCGATCGCGCGCAAGCGGAATAAAATTAAAGACAACGAACCTAACCTCAGCGGCGAACACGTCCGTGAAGGTTTAACAGGAGTTATTTCGGTTAAAGTTCCCGATCCAGAATTTGAAGGACAAACGAAAACGAAACTCGGTAACACCGAAGTTCGCGGTATTGTTGACTCGCTTGTAGGCGAAGTTCTTACCGAGTACCTTGATTTTCATCCTAGTGTCGCCGACTCGATTTTAGATAAAGCGATTCAAGCGTTTAAAGCCGCAGAAGCTGCGCGTCACGCACGTGAATTAGTACGACGCAAATCAGTTCTAGAATCATCGCCGTTACCTGGTAAATTAGCCGATTGTAGTTCCAGAGACGCGAGTGAATCAGAAATCTTCATCGTTGAAGGAGATTCAGCGGGTGGAAGTGCCAAACAAGGACGCGATCGCCGCTTCCAAGCAATCCTACCCTTACGCGGTAAAATCCTCAATATTGAGAAAACCGACGACGCCAAAATCTACAAAAATACCGAAATCCAAGCATTAATTACCGCCCTCGGCTTAGGTGTCAAAGGCGAGGAGTTTGATGCTTCGCAGTTGCGCTACCACCGCATTGTAATCATGACTGACGCCGACGTAGACGGCGCGCACATCCGCACCTTGTTACTCACGTTCTTCTACCGCTATCAACGCGAACTGATTGATCAAGGTTACATTTATATTGCGTGTCCTCCACTGTATAAAGTAGAACGCGGGCGCAATCATTACTACTGCTATAGCGATCGCGAACTTCAAAATCTCATTCAGCACGAGTTTCCTGATAACGCAAATTATACAATCCAACGATTCAAAGGTTTAGGCGAAATGATGCCCGAACAATTGTGGGAAACAACCATGAACCCAGAAACGCGCACAATGAAACAAGTTGAGATCGAAGACGCTGCGGAAGCTGATCGCATTTTCACAATTTTGATGGGCGATCGCGTTGCACCTCGTCGCGAATTTATCGAGACTTACGGTTCACGCTTGAATCTTGCTGAACTCGACATTTAA
- the miaA gene encoding tRNA (adenosine(37)-N6)-dimethylallyltransferase MiaA, which yields MDPTNFYRSCLMTICGATATGKSGLAIALATKLNAVILSADSRQVYREFNIGTAKPSVAEQILVPHYLIDICAPTETLTVADYQAQAQTLITQFQQQGQIPLLVGGTGLYIRAVVQGLKIPRVAPQIELRSQLESLGQTQLYSILQQVDAVAAQKIHPNDAVRTLRALEVFYVTGRPISQQQGENPPDYPILQIGLDCRGESLRDRITQRTEQMIANGLVAEVEYLCDKYGTDLPLLNTLGYHEIKKYLTGEITLDAATELTVLHTRQFAKRQRTWFRAYPQIEWFDADAPDLFERVYQRVQAFLNLYEYE from the coding sequence ATGGACCCAACTAATTTTTATCGATCTTGCTTAATGACAATTTGCGGGGCGACAGCGACGGGAAAATCAGGACTTGCGATCGCGCTTGCTACCAAACTCAATGCTGTCATTCTCAGCGCCGACTCGCGTCAAGTGTACCGCGAATTTAACATTGGCACAGCCAAGCCATCAGTTGCGGAACAAATCTTAGTACCGCATTATTTAATTGATATCTGCGCACCTACCGAAACTCTCACCGTTGCAGATTACCAAGCACAAGCACAGACTTTAATCACTCAATTTCAGCAGCAAGGGCAAATTCCACTATTAGTTGGTGGTACTGGGTTGTATATTCGTGCAGTGGTACAGGGGTTGAAGATCCCTAGAGTCGCGCCGCAGATCGAGTTGCGATCGCAGTTAGAATCGCTCGGTCAAACGCAACTATACAGTATTTTGCAACAAGTTGATGCGGTTGCAGCGCAGAAAATTCACCCGAACGATGCAGTCAGAACACTACGCGCATTAGAAGTCTTTTATGTTACAGGGCGTCCGATATCACAACAACAAGGAGAAAACCCACCAGATTATCCGATTTTACAGATTGGCTTAGATTGTCGTGGAGAAAGTTTGCGCGATCGCATTACTCAACGTACTGAACAAATGATTGCAAACGGCTTAGTTGCTGAAGTGGAATATCTTTGTGATAAATATGGTACTGACTTACCGTTGTTAAATACTTTGGGATACCACGAGATCAAGAAGTATCTTACTGGTGAAATTACCCTCGATGCAGCAACAGAATTAACCGTTTTGCATACACGACAATTTGCTAAGCGACAGCGTACCTGGTTTCGCGCCTATCCGCAAATTGAATGGTTTGATGCTGATGCGCCTGATTTGTTTGAACGAGTTTACCAGCGAGTGCAAGCATTTTTAAACCTGTATGAATACGAGTAA
- a CDS encoding Uma2 family endonuclease has protein sequence MVEQTFICDDDYYVPDANQLVTEDDTPVDNFASEKQQRLLVSSIYSAMQKRTLIAAANVGVYYTDLQPAIVPDVFLSFDVQVPQNWWDKQNRCYMVWRFGKPPEVVIEIVSNKEGDELGKKLRIYEHMRVSYYIVYDPTEQFGQVLRVHELRGMRYSEINETWLEQVGLGVTIWQGEFEGRQDTWLRWCYQDGSILLTGDERAAQAEQRAAQAEQRAQILAEQLRRMGIEPSD, from the coding sequence ATGGTTGAGCAAACTTTTATCTGTGACGATGACTACTACGTACCAGATGCTAATCAGCTAGTGACTGAAGACGATACACCAGTGGATAATTTTGCTTCTGAAAAACAACAACGGCTTCTAGTTAGTTCGATTTATAGTGCTATGCAAAAGCGCACTTTAATTGCAGCCGCAAATGTCGGTGTTTACTATACAGACTTGCAACCCGCGATTGTCCCCGATGTCTTTCTTAGTTTTGACGTACAAGTACCACAAAACTGGTGGGATAAGCAAAATCGTTGTTACATGGTGTGGCGTTTTGGAAAACCACCGGAAGTTGTGATTGAGATTGTTTCTAACAAAGAGGGCGATGAACTAGGAAAAAAACTCAGAATCTACGAGCATATGCGCGTTAGCTACTATATTGTGTACGATCCGACTGAGCAGTTTGGACAAGTGCTGCGTGTGCATGAACTCCGAGGAATGCGATATTCAGAAATTAATGAAACTTGGCTCGAACAAGTTGGACTGGGTGTCACAATATGGCAAGGAGAATTTGAAGGTAGGCAAGATACCTGGTTACGCTGGTGCTACCAAGATGGAAGTATTTTACTGACTGGAGATGAACGCGCTGCACAAGCTGAACAACGCGCTGCACAAGCTGAACAACGCGCCCAGATTCTTGCTGAACAATTGCGAAGAATGGGAATTGAGCCTTCTGACTGA